The Mycolicibacterium mageritense genome contains a region encoding:
- a CDS encoding DUF1876 domain-containing protein, with protein MYDKDLSNKWIVEIEFSEDDVHTHASARAQLRDDTMAATGDAYRNPRDPSAPMIGEEIAAARALITLGTELLHEASARIEQATHHPVHLYR; from the coding sequence ATGTACGACAAAGATTTGTCCAACAAATGGATCGTCGAGATCGAGTTCTCCGAGGACGACGTCCATACCCACGCATCGGCCCGCGCGCAGCTGCGCGACGACACCATGGCCGCGACGGGCGACGCCTATCGCAATCCGAGAGACCCGAGTGCGCCCATGATCGGTGAGGAGATCGCCGCGGCACGTGCGCTCATCACGCTGGGCACCGAGCTCCTGCACGAGGCGTCTGCGCGGATCGAGCAGGCCACGCACCATCCGGTGCACCTGTACCGCTGA
- a CDS encoding AAA family ATPase yields the protein MPIGKPEPALIVLSGLPGVGKTTLARRLSTEIDAVHVRIDTIEAALTASGIVDRVGGWSAVPDTGYRIAYAIALDHLSAGHSVVADSVNPIAITRAAWSRCAKAGRARLLNVEVVCSDLALHRRRVETRTSDLEGLVVPTWQQVEERTYERWDTPVLRVDTAVSIDQAVREITSAMTQGDVETPSR from the coding sequence ATGCCCATCGGAAAGCCCGAACCGGCGCTGATCGTCTTGTCCGGCCTTCCCGGAGTCGGCAAGACGACGCTCGCGCGCAGGCTCAGCACTGAGATCGATGCCGTACACGTGCGGATAGACACGATTGAGGCTGCCTTGACCGCCTCCGGAATTGTCGATCGCGTGGGGGGATGGTCAGCTGTTCCCGATACGGGCTACCGAATCGCCTACGCCATCGCGCTCGACCACTTGAGCGCTGGGCACAGTGTCGTCGCCGACAGTGTGAATCCCATCGCGATCACGAGGGCGGCATGGTCAAGATGCGCAAAGGCCGGTCGGGCCAGACTGCTCAACGTCGAGGTGGTCTGCAGCGATCTCGCACTTCACCGGAGACGAGTCGAAACTCGCACGTCCGATCTCGAAGGACTGGTGGTGCCGACATGGCAGCAGGTCGAGGAACGGACCTACGAACGCTGGGACACACCGGTGCTCCGTGTCGACACGGCAGTCAGTATCGATCAGGCGGTTCGGGAGATCACGTCGGCGATGACTCAAGGTGACGTCGAGACTCCATCACGATGA
- a CDS encoding lipid droplet-associated protein: MGTAPYGVRLLVGAAVTAIEETRRLPHTILTYPMTVASQAANIVMHVQQNLAELVIKGDEALEQLFPPKDEQPEWATFDEDLESDADDDAPAAPRSTEGRFALYSSGEPESSNGQPKPATTSGAAPAIADELGYDALTLAQLRARLTSLRVADLEALLAYEEAGRARAPFVTLIANRITRATAK, translated from the coding sequence ATGGGAACTGCACCGTATGGGGTCCGGCTGCTCGTAGGCGCGGCGGTGACCGCGATCGAGGAGACCCGCAGGCTGCCCCACACCATTCTCACGTACCCGATGACCGTGGCCAGCCAGGCCGCCAACATCGTCATGCACGTGCAGCAGAATCTCGCCGAGCTGGTCATCAAGGGTGACGAAGCGCTCGAACAGCTGTTTCCGCCCAAGGACGAACAGCCCGAGTGGGCCACGTTCGACGAGGATCTCGAATCCGACGCAGACGACGACGCACCTGCCGCGCCCCGCAGCACCGAGGGCCGCTTCGCGCTGTACAGCTCGGGCGAACCGGAAAGCTCCAACGGCCAGCCCAAGCCCGCGACCACGTCCGGCGCAGCGCCCGCGATCGCCGATGAGCTGGGTTACGACGCGCTGACCCTCGCGCAGCTGCGGGCCCGGCTGACGTCGCTGCGGGTTGCCGATCTCGAAGCGCTGCTGGCGTACGAGGAGGCCGGCCGGGCCCGCGCCCCGTTCGTGACGCTGATCGCCAACAGGATCACCCGCGCGACCGCCAAGTGA
- a CDS encoding nuclear transport factor 2 family protein has translation METVAAQTGDFDWDSPPSLGTTEHALWLAHWHFQFENPDQLPMLEKLYHDDIVWEVPSRRVIHRGKRDVLENYAKIFESCAEPKVVPVERYGTPDRVFDDLEMTFKLIDGKGFPNHPLPVGTRVALRVVHNFHIQDGLIVRENGYEMWRPDISW, from the coding sequence ATGGAAACAGTAGCGGCGCAGACCGGTGACTTCGATTGGGATTCGCCGCCATCGTTGGGGACCACCGAACATGCGTTGTGGCTGGCCCACTGGCACTTCCAGTTCGAAAATCCCGATCAGCTTCCGATGCTGGAGAAGCTCTACCATGACGACATCGTGTGGGAGGTGCCGTCTCGCCGGGTGATACATCGCGGCAAGAGGGACGTCCTCGAAAACTACGCGAAGATCTTCGAGAGCTGTGCAGAGCCGAAGGTGGTTCCAGTCGAGCGCTATGGAACGCCTGATCGGGTGTTCGACGATCTGGAGATGACCTTCAAGCTCATCGACGGCAAAGGGTTTCCCAACCATCCGCTCCCCGTCGGTACGCGAGTGGCGCTACGGGTAGTGCACAACTTCCACATCCAGGACGGCCTGATCGTCCGTGAGAACGGCTACGAAATGTGGCGGCCCGACATCAGTTGGTAG
- a CDS encoding 3-beta-hydroxysteroid dehydrogenase produces the protein MRDASLTTELGRVLVTGGSGFVGANLVTELLDRGYAVRSFDRAPSPLPDHAGLEVLEGDICDPETVATAVKDVDTIFHTAAIIDLMGGASVTEEYRQRSFAVNVEGTKNLVRAAQTAGVKRFVYTASNSVVMGGQNIVSGDETMPYTQRFNDLYTETKVIAEKFVLGQNGEHDMLTCSIRPSGIWGRGDQTMFRKVFENVLAGHVKVLVGNKNIKLDNSYVHNLIHGFILAAEHLVPGGTAPGQAYFINDGEPVNMFEFARPVIAACGRKLPNVRVPGRLVHKAMTLWQRLHFKFGIPEPLIEPLAVERLYLNNYFSIAKAKRDLGYVPLFTTQQALVECLPYYVDLFHQMAGKSATQPVPA, from the coding sequence ATGCGTGACGCATCCCTGACGACTGAACTCGGCCGTGTCCTGGTAACCGGCGGCTCCGGCTTCGTCGGCGCCAACCTGGTGACCGAACTGCTCGACCGCGGATATGCGGTGCGCTCGTTCGACCGCGCACCGTCTCCCCTGCCGGACCACGCGGGCCTGGAGGTACTCGAGGGCGACATCTGCGATCCGGAAACCGTCGCCACGGCGGTCAAAGACGTCGACACCATCTTCCACACCGCGGCCATCATCGACCTCATGGGCGGCGCCTCGGTGACCGAGGAGTACCGGCAGCGCAGCTTCGCCGTCAACGTCGAGGGCACCAAGAACCTGGTACGCGCGGCGCAGACGGCCGGCGTCAAGCGGTTCGTCTACACCGCGTCCAACAGCGTCGTGATGGGCGGGCAGAACATCGTCAGCGGCGACGAGACCATGCCGTACACCCAGCGGTTCAACGACCTTTACACAGAGACCAAGGTGATCGCCGAGAAGTTCGTGCTCGGCCAGAACGGCGAGCATGACATGCTCACGTGCTCCATCCGCCCCAGCGGCATCTGGGGCCGCGGCGATCAGACCATGTTCCGCAAGGTTTTCGAGAACGTGCTGGCCGGACACGTCAAGGTGCTTGTCGGCAACAAGAACATCAAGCTGGACAATTCCTACGTCCACAACCTGATTCACGGGTTCATCCTGGCCGCCGAACACCTGGTTCCCGGTGGGACCGCGCCAGGTCAGGCGTATTTCATCAACGACGGCGAGCCCGTCAACATGTTCGAGTTCGCACGCCCGGTGATCGCGGCGTGTGGCCGCAAGCTGCCCAACGTCCGGGTACCCGGCCGGCTGGTCCACAAGGCCATGACGCTGTGGCAGCGGCTGCACTTCAAGTTCGGCATCCCCGAGCCGTTGATCGAACCCCTTGCCGTGGAACGGCTTTACCTCAACAACTACTTCTCGATCGCCAAGGCCAAGCGCGACCTGGGCTACGTGCCGCTGTTCACCACGCAGCAGGCCTTGGTCGAATGCCTGCCGTACTACGTCGACCTGTTCCACCAGATGGCAGGCAAGTCGGCCACACAGCCGGTTCCCGCGTAG
- a CDS encoding VOC family protein, translated as MKFVSTRVITSDVHRLVTFYEHLTGATAVWGNELFAEIPTPVGTLAIGSDKTVPLFGAGSAEAAANRSAIIEFIVDDVDAEYQRLRGHIGAVVTEPTTMPWGNRALLFRDPDGNLVNLFTPVTDMARAKFGL; from the coding sequence ATGAAATTCGTCTCGACGCGCGTCATCACCTCAGACGTCCACCGACTCGTCACGTTCTATGAGCACCTCACGGGTGCCACGGCGGTCTGGGGCAACGAACTTTTCGCCGAGATCCCAACGCCGGTAGGAACATTGGCCATCGGCAGCGACAAGACCGTGCCGTTGTTCGGGGCGGGTTCGGCCGAGGCCGCGGCGAACCGCAGCGCCATCATCGAGTTCATCGTCGACGATGTGGACGCCGAGTACCAGCGGCTGCGCGGCCACATCGGTGCGGTGGTCACCGAGCCGACAACCATGCCGTGGGGCAACCGGGCCCTGTTGTTCCGCGACCCGGACGGCAATCTGGTGAACCTGTTCACTCCTGTCACCGATATGGCACGGGCCAAGTTCGGGCTGTGA
- a CDS encoding 2'-5' RNA ligase family protein yields MALAVCVLFDRRSDRAIRALWDRIEQQGVASLRSHTHGRHVPHLSYAVLRRWDQAAVTNALAAAGRGEPVQLTFDGVGFFRRGRVWLVAGVSADLVARQEHVVDLVTATGAELHKHYRPGTWLPHCSLAPRATLAQLPAVVATVMDVLPLHATLDHAALINSATAQITPLPVVP; encoded by the coding sequence GTGGCGCTGGCGGTATGCGTGCTGTTCGACCGACGTTCAGATCGGGCGATCCGTGCATTGTGGGATCGCATCGAACAGCAGGGGGTGGCGAGTCTGCGTTCGCACACCCATGGCAGGCATGTGCCGCATCTGTCCTATGCGGTGCTGCGCCGCTGGGACCAGGCCGCGGTGACGAATGCACTCGCAGCCGCCGGGCGCGGAGAGCCGGTCCAGCTGACGTTCGACGGCGTGGGCTTCTTTCGGCGCGGCCGGGTCTGGCTGGTGGCCGGGGTGAGCGCGGATCTGGTTGCCCGCCAAGAACATGTCGTCGATCTCGTCACCGCCACCGGTGCTGAACTGCACAAGCACTACCGACCCGGAACGTGGTTGCCGCACTGCTCGCTGGCGCCGCGAGCCACGTTGGCGCAGTTGCCCGCGGTGGTTGCCACGGTGATGGATGTGTTGCCACTTCACGCCACGCTGGACCATGCGGCGCTAATCAACAGCGCGACAGCGCAGATCACCCCGTTGCCGGTGGTGCCGTGA
- the xseA gene encoding exodeoxyribonuclease VII large subunit, with amino-acid sequence MTEPGQSPENPWPVRAVATRVAKWIDRLGTVWVEGQLTELKVRPDSKTVFMVLRDPAADMSLTLTCPRDLVRNAPVRLSEGTQVVICGKPNFYTGRGTFSLRVSEIRAVGIGELLARIERLRRLLDAEGLFDPRLKRPIPFLPNTVGLITGRASAAERDVTTVASTRWPAVRFAIRNTIVQGPNAVPQIVEALAALDADPAVDVIVLARGGGSVEDLLPFSDETLCRAIVACRTPVVSAIGHEPDTPLSDLVADVRAATPTDAAKRIVPDAAAEQALVDDLHRRSARALRNWVHREQHHLDQLRSRPVMAQPLAVLATRADEIHRARTTAQRDITRLISAEDETIRHLSARLSTLGPAATLARGYAVVQTVPTAGTPAVLRSVADAPSGTQLRVRVSDGVVVAVSEGPENSTAEGSE; translated from the coding sequence GTGACCGAACCGGGTCAGTCGCCGGAGAACCCCTGGCCGGTCCGGGCCGTCGCGACCCGCGTCGCGAAGTGGATCGACCGCCTCGGCACCGTCTGGGTCGAAGGCCAGCTCACCGAGCTCAAGGTGCGCCCGGATTCCAAGACCGTCTTCATGGTGCTGCGCGATCCGGCTGCCGACATGTCGCTCACCCTGACCTGTCCTCGTGATCTCGTGCGCAACGCGCCGGTGCGACTGTCCGAGGGCACGCAGGTGGTCATCTGCGGCAAGCCCAACTTCTACACCGGCCGCGGCACATTCTCGTTGCGGGTCAGCGAGATTCGCGCGGTGGGCATCGGCGAACTGCTCGCACGCATCGAGCGGCTGCGCCGCCTGCTCGACGCCGAAGGACTGTTCGATCCCCGGCTCAAGCGCCCAATCCCGTTTCTGCCCAACACCGTCGGCCTGATCACGGGCCGGGCCTCCGCCGCCGAACGCGACGTCACCACGGTCGCGTCCACGCGATGGCCCGCGGTGCGCTTCGCGATCCGCAACACCATCGTGCAGGGCCCCAACGCGGTGCCCCAGATCGTGGAGGCGCTGGCAGCACTCGATGCCGATCCGGCGGTCGACGTCATCGTGCTCGCGCGCGGCGGCGGCAGCGTCGAGGATCTGCTGCCGTTCTCCGACGAGACGCTGTGCCGGGCCATCGTGGCGTGCCGGACCCCGGTGGTCAGTGCGATCGGCCACGAACCCGACACTCCCCTGTCCGACCTGGTCGCCGACGTACGCGCGGCCACCCCGACCGACGCGGCCAAACGCATCGTGCCCGACGCCGCGGCCGAGCAGGCACTGGTCGACGACCTGCACCGGCGCAGCGCCCGGGCCCTACGCAACTGGGTGCACCGCGAACAGCACCACCTCGACCAGCTGCGCAGCCGGCCAGTCATGGCGCAACCCCTGGCCGTGCTGGCCACCCGCGCCGACGAGATCCACCGGGCTCGCACCACGGCACAGCGCGACATCACGCGGCTGATCAGCGCCGAGGACGAGACGATCCGCCATCTGTCGGCCCGGTTGAGCACACTGGGTCCGGCCGCGACACTGGCCCGCGGATACGCCGTGGTACAGACCGTGCCGACAGCCGGTACACCGGCCGTTCTGCGTTCGGTCGCCGACGCGCCGAGTGGCACCCAGCTGCGGGTGCGGGTGTCCGACGGTGTGGTCGTCGCGGTGAGCGAAGGCCCCGAGAACAGCACGGCAGAAGGATCGGAATGA
- a CDS encoding DUF6542 domain-containing protein — translation MSGQRAQSAVPADHRSVHPKYAGVPWWGAVLLAVTATAIGFAFDAGSGDRELSSVFAVCYSLGCLLAVLVVRQAGVFTAVIQPPLILFGSVPGAYFLFHGGQLGGLKDLAINCGYPLIERFPLMLFTSAAVLLIGLARWYFGLSTRGSNETSQKSAGRKTAEKAGAAGFVAAITAKFSGLVLRKPASRKSVAADADAEPPRPRRRTSDRPPRRRPAATGESAARGERRTTKRGAPTRTRPARPRVDEFGEPLPERPERPRRPRPPRAAGEPPVVPPAEPRRRVRTQPREPRKQPPPERRSAASSDRPQRRRRFDGYQPFEEPFEPRSGNGHGAPTGRSTHHPVSRVRYRGVDDEDDRTEYRTRPRSSTWKYDS, via the coding sequence GTGTCAGGACAGCGCGCACAGTCGGCAGTGCCGGCTGACCACCGCTCTGTGCACCCTAAATATGCAGGTGTGCCGTGGTGGGGTGCTGTGCTGCTGGCGGTAACGGCTACCGCGATCGGGTTTGCTTTCGACGCAGGTTCGGGTGACCGGGAACTCAGTTCGGTGTTCGCGGTCTGCTACTCGCTCGGGTGTCTGCTCGCGGTGTTGGTGGTACGGCAGGCGGGCGTGTTTACCGCGGTCATCCAGCCTCCGCTGATCCTCTTCGGGTCGGTTCCCGGCGCCTATTTCCTGTTTCACGGTGGCCAATTGGGTGGCTTGAAAGACCTGGCAATCAACTGTGGATATCCGCTGATCGAACGTTTCCCGCTGATGTTGTTCACGTCGGCGGCAGTCTTGCTGATCGGCCTGGCCCGCTGGTACTTCGGGCTGTCGACCCGCGGTTCGAACGAGACGTCGCAGAAGTCCGCTGGACGCAAAACGGCCGAGAAGGCCGGCGCGGCAGGATTTGTGGCGGCCATCACAGCGAAGTTTTCAGGTTTGGTGCTCCGCAAACCTGCGAGCCGCAAATCGGTGGCAGCCGATGCCGACGCGGAGCCGCCTCGTCCGCGCCGCCGGACGTCGGACCGGCCACCACGGCGCAGGCCCGCGGCGACTGGCGAGAGTGCCGCCCGCGGCGAGCGCCGCACGACCAAGCGCGGCGCCCCGACGCGGACGCGTCCGGCCCGGCCCCGCGTCGACGAATTCGGCGAGCCGCTGCCGGAACGGCCCGAACGTCCACGCCGGCCCCGTCCGCCACGAGCCGCAGGCGAGCCGCCGGTGGTGCCCCCGGCCGAGCCACGCCGTCGCGTCCGCACGCAGCCGCGCGAGCCCCGCAAGCAACCACCCCCGGAACGGCGCTCAGCGGCGAGCAGCGACCGCCCGCAGCGTCGCCGACGCTTCGATGGCTACCAGCCGTTCGAGGAGCCCTTCGAGCCACGGTCGGGCAACGGCCATGGAGCGCCGACGGGCCGCTCGACTCATCATCCGGTGTCGCGCGTGCGTTACCGCGGTGTCGACGACGAGGACGACCGCACCGAGTACCGGACGCGGCCGCGCTCCTCGACGTGGAAGTACGACAGCTAG
- a CDS encoding 4-hydroxy-3-methylbut-2-enyl diphosphate reductase yields the protein MPPTVNMGIPGASSSVATATGGKRVLLAEPRGYCAGVDRAVETVERALEKHGAPVYVRHEIVHNVHVVQTLAKAGAIFVDETDQVPEGSIVVFSAHGVAPTVHESAAERDLKVIDATCPLVTKVHNEAKRFARDDYDILLIGHEGHEEVIGTAGEAPDHVQLVDGPDSVDNVTVRDEDKVIWLSQTTLSVDETMETVQRLREKFPKLQDPPSDDICYATQNRQVAVKAMAPECELVIVVGSRNSSNSVRLVEVALGAGSKAAHLVDYADDIDPGWLDGVTTVGVTSGASVPEILVRGVLERLSECGFDTVQPVTTANETLVFALPREIRPPRA from the coding sequence ATGCCGCCGACAGTGAATATGGGTATCCCGGGTGCGTCCAGCTCGGTGGCCACCGCAACCGGCGGCAAGCGCGTCTTGCTGGCCGAGCCGCGGGGTTACTGCGCAGGGGTCGACCGTGCCGTCGAGACCGTCGAACGTGCGCTGGAGAAGCACGGCGCGCCGGTCTATGTCCGGCACGAGATCGTGCACAACGTGCACGTCGTGCAGACGCTCGCCAAGGCGGGCGCCATCTTCGTCGACGAGACCGACCAGGTGCCGGAAGGCTCCATCGTCGTGTTCTCGGCGCACGGGGTGGCCCCGACAGTGCACGAGAGCGCCGCCGAACGCGACCTCAAGGTCATCGACGCCACGTGCCCGCTGGTGACCAAGGTGCACAACGAGGCCAAACGGTTCGCCCGCGACGACTACGACATCCTGCTCATCGGCCACGAAGGCCATGAAGAGGTGATCGGCACGGCAGGCGAGGCGCCCGATCATGTGCAGCTCGTCGACGGGCCGGACTCGGTTGACAACGTGACGGTCCGCGACGAGGACAAGGTGATCTGGCTCTCGCAGACCACGCTGTCCGTCGACGAGACCATGGAGACCGTGCAGCGGCTGCGCGAGAAGTTCCCCAAACTGCAGGATCCGCCGAGCGACGACATCTGCTACGCCACCCAGAACCGTCAGGTTGCCGTCAAGGCCATGGCTCCGGAGTGCGAGCTGGTGATCGTGGTCGGCTCGCGGAACTCGTCGAACTCGGTGCGGTTGGTCGAAGTGGCGCTCGGCGCCGGATCCAAGGCCGCCCACCTGGTCGACTACGCCGACGACATCGATCCGGGGTGGCTGGACGGCGTGACCACCGTCGGCGTCACGTCGGGTGCGTCCGTGCCCGAGATCCTGGTGCGCGGTGTGCTGGAACGGCTGTCCGAATGCGGTTTCGACACCGTGCAGCCCGTGACCACCGCCAACGAAACCCTGGTGTTCGCGCTGCCGCGGGAGATTCGCCCGCCGCGGGCCTGA
- a CDS encoding MFS transporter has translation MSDPEKGTAPGPLVQPSADSDSTPHKLPVKTLIAASIGNAIEWYDWTVYATFLIYFATQFFPADNPGLALVNTTATYAVAFFFRPVGGWLLGRFADVRGRKAAMILTILLMAGGSLAIGVLPTFEQVGWLAPILLLVARVSQGMSLGGEVSNASAYLAEIAPQGRRGRYSAFFYTSTGSALLLASLMGVAMSATLNEEQLRAFGWRIPFIVGGILAIVGLYLRRSLSETEQFEENKDKAVRTKRPLLTTLTHHPKAVAQLVGITLLNTLSYYTFFSALTPYAVKSQGVDDNDVFIALSVATALFIVLQYPFGKLSDRFGRKPQLLVWSGALACLVIPLSKLITPDAGLPQLLVVFCTGLGLYALMSSIAPAIMSELFPTELRGVGIGAWYNITVATFGGTAPLVITAMANAGHPEFFFVYVTVGAVITFLTILTLRETAHEELR, from the coding sequence ATGTCGGATCCTGAGAAGGGCACAGCTCCCGGGCCACTGGTACAGCCATCAGCAGACAGCGATTCGACCCCGCACAAGCTGCCGGTCAAAACCCTGATCGCGGCCAGCATCGGCAACGCGATCGAGTGGTACGACTGGACGGTCTACGCGACGTTCCTCATCTACTTCGCGACGCAGTTCTTCCCCGCGGACAACCCGGGCCTCGCCTTGGTGAACACCACCGCGACCTATGCGGTCGCCTTCTTTTTCCGGCCGGTCGGTGGATGGCTGCTTGGCCGGTTCGCCGATGTCCGGGGACGCAAGGCCGCCATGATCCTGACCATCCTGCTGATGGCGGGCGGCTCGCTGGCCATCGGCGTGCTGCCCACCTTCGAGCAGGTCGGCTGGCTGGCTCCGATCCTGCTGCTCGTCGCCCGCGTCAGCCAGGGCATGTCGCTCGGCGGTGAGGTCTCCAACGCATCCGCGTATCTGGCGGAGATCGCGCCGCAAGGCCGCCGCGGCCGGTACTCGGCCTTCTTCTACACCTCGACCGGCTCGGCGCTGCTGCTCGCCTCGCTCATGGGCGTGGCCATGTCGGCCACACTCAACGAAGAGCAGCTGCGCGCGTTCGGCTGGCGGATCCCGTTCATCGTGGGCGGCATCCTCGCGATCGTCGGCCTGTACCTGCGGCGCAGCCTCTCGGAGACCGAGCAGTTCGAGGAGAACAAGGACAAGGCCGTGCGGACCAAGCGGCCGCTGCTCACCACGCTCACGCACCACCCCAAGGCGGTCGCGCAGCTGGTCGGCATCACCCTGCTCAACACGCTGTCCTACTACACGTTCTTCAGCGCACTCACGCCGTATGCCGTGAAGTCCCAGGGCGTCGACGACAACGACGTGTTCATCGCGCTGTCTGTCGCAACGGCGCTCTTCATCGTGCTGCAGTACCCGTTCGGCAAGCTGTCCGACCGGTTCGGCCGCAAACCGCAGCTCCTGGTGTGGTCTGGGGCGCTTGCCTGTTTGGTGATCCCGCTGTCGAAGCTCATCACCCCCGATGCCGGGCTGCCCCAGCTGCTGGTGGTCTTCTGCACGGGCCTCGGCCTGTACGCGTTGATGTCCTCCATCGCGCCCGCCATCATGAGCGAGCTGTTCCCGACCGAACTGCGCGGTGTCGGCATCGGTGCCTGGTACAACATCACGGTCGCGACGTTCGGTGGAACAGCGCCGTTGGTGATCACGGCCATGGCGAACGCCGGTCACCCCGAGTTCTTCTTCGTCTACGTCACGGTCGGCGCGGTCATCACCTTCCTCACGATCCTCACGTTGCGCGAAACGGCCCACGAGGAGCTTCGATGA
- a CDS encoding exodeoxyribonuclease VII small subunit, with product MKPISELGYEEARDELIAVVQQLEQGGLDLDASLNLWERGEALAKRCEEHLAGARQRVEQALAAREGDDD from the coding sequence ATGAAGCCCATTAGTGAGCTGGGGTACGAAGAGGCGCGCGATGAACTGATCGCTGTCGTGCAGCAGCTCGAGCAGGGCGGGCTCGACCTTGATGCTTCGCTGAATCTCTGGGAAAGAGGCGAAGCGCTGGCAAAACGGTGCGAAGAACATTTAGCCGGCGCCCGTCAACGCGTCGAGCAGGCACTGGCCGCACGGGAAGGTGACGACGATTGA
- the ychF gene encoding redox-regulated ATPase YchF, protein MSLNLGIVGLPNVGKSTLFNALTRNNVLAANYPFATIEPNEGVVPLPDPRLGELAKMFGSEKLVPAPVTFVDIAGIVKGASEGAGLGNKFLANIRECDAICQVVRVFTDDDVVHVDGRVDPRSDIEVIETELILADMQTLEKAIPRLEKEARNNKERKPVYDAAVAAAAVLDSGKTLFSASADASLLRELNLLTTKPFLYVFNADERVLTDEARKAELRELVAPADAVFLDAKIEAELLELDDESAAELLESIGQTERGLDALARAGFHTLRLQTYLTAGPKEARAWTIHQGDTAPKAAGVIHTDFEKGFIKAEVVSFADLVEAGSMAAAKAAGKVRMEGKDYVMADGDVVEFRFNV, encoded by the coding sequence GTGAGCCTGAACCTGGGAATCGTCGGTTTGCCGAACGTCGGTAAGTCGACCTTGTTCAACGCCCTGACACGCAACAACGTGTTGGCGGCCAACTACCCCTTCGCGACCATCGAGCCCAACGAGGGCGTGGTGCCGCTGCCCGATCCCCGGCTCGGTGAGCTCGCCAAGATGTTCGGCTCGGAGAAGCTCGTGCCCGCGCCGGTGACGTTCGTCGACATCGCAGGCATCGTGAAAGGCGCCTCCGAAGGGGCGGGCCTCGGCAACAAGTTCCTGGCCAACATTCGCGAATGCGACGCCATTTGCCAGGTGGTGCGGGTCTTCACCGACGACGACGTGGTGCACGTCGACGGCCGGGTCGACCCACGGTCCGACATCGAGGTCATCGAGACCGAACTGATCCTGGCCGACATGCAGACGCTGGAGAAGGCCATTCCCCGGCTCGAGAAGGAAGCGCGCAACAACAAGGAGCGCAAGCCGGTGTACGACGCGGCCGTGGCCGCTGCGGCCGTGCTCGACTCCGGTAAGACGCTGTTCTCGGCGAGCGCCGACGCGTCGCTGCTGCGTGAACTGAACCTGTTGACCACCAAACCGTTCCTTTACGTCTTCAACGCCGACGAGCGCGTGCTGACCGACGAGGCGCGCAAGGCCGAGCTGCGCGAGCTGGTCGCGCCGGCCGACGCGGTGTTCCTCGACGCCAAGATCGAAGCCGAGCTGCTCGAGCTCGACGACGAGTCCGCCGCCGAGCTGCTCGAGTCGATCGGGCAGACCGAACGCGGGCTCGACGCACTGGCCCGGGCCGGGTTCCACACCCTGCGGTTGCAGACGTATCTGACCGCCGGCCCGAAAGAGGCGCGCGCCTGGACCATCCACCAGGGCGACACCGCACCCAAGGCCGCCGGAGTGATCCACACCGACTTCGAGAAGGGCTTCATCAAGGCCGAGGTGGTTTCGTTCGCCGACCTGGTCGAGGCGGGATCGATGGCGGCGGCCAAGGCCGCGGGCAAGGTCCGCATGGAAGGCAAGGACTACGTCATGGCCGACGGTGACGTGGTCGAGTTCCGCTTTAACGTGTAG